A single window of Gossypium arboreum isolate Shixiya-1 chromosome 13, ASM2569848v2, whole genome shotgun sequence DNA harbors:
- the LOC108462512 gene encoding uncharacterized protein LOC108462512, giving the protein MASSGFSPAAPPVFSGEGYHIWVVKMRTYLQAFDLWVVNSDIEPAPLRANPIVAQEEFQGTERTRQQQLLNLRNDFENLKMKEEKTVKQYSDRIMAVVSSIRLLGDSSTTAYKGKKTWKDKPKSDAPKKWETPCKHCKRPGHPEAKCWFRPDVQCQHCKKIGHVEKVFKEKIRPRQNQQQPRAEARVAEEGSNNEEQVFAVFCSAALKKVSNDWLLDSGCTNHMSSDAAIFKSLDRNCKSKVKVGNNHFIKAEGKGDVVICTPTGNKIISNVLLVLEIDRNLLSIAQLIEKGYIMVFKENER; this is encoded by the exons ATGGCTTCATCAGGCTTCTCACCAGCTGCACCTCCAGTCTTTAGTGGAGAAGGATACCACATTTGGGTGGTTAAGATGAGGACCTATCTCCAAGCATTTGATCTATGGGTGGTCAACTCAGATATTGAACCAGCACCATTGAGAGCAAATCCAATAGTTGCACAG GAGGAGTTCCAAGGTACTGAAAGAACAAGGCAACAACAGCTTCTAAACTTGAGAAATGACTTTGAGAACTTGAAGATGAAGGAAGAAAAAACTGTCAAGCAGTATTCAGACAGAATAATGGCTGTGGTTAGCAGCATAAGGCTTCTTGGAGA CTCAAGCACCACTGCCTATAAAGGAAAGAAGACTTGGAAGGATAAACCTAAGTCAGATGCTCCAAAAAAATGGGAAACACCTTGCAAGCATTGCAAGAGACCTGGTCATCCGGAAGCCAAATGCTGGTTTAGGCCAGATGTGCAGTGCCAACACTGCAAAAAGATTGGCCATGTTGAAAAAGTTTTCAAAGAGAAAATAAGACCAAGGCAAAATCAACAGCAGCCAAGGGCTGAAGCTCGAGTAGCTGAAGAAGGCAGTAATAATGAAGAGCAGGTCTTTGCAGTCTTCTGCTCAGCTGCTCTGAAGAAAGTCTCAAATGATTGGCTCCTAGACAGTGGCTGCACTAACCATATGTCATCAGATGCAGCAATTTTCAAGTCTTTAGACAGAAACTGTAAATCTAAAGTTAAAGTTGGCAATAACCACTTTATTAAGGCAGAAGGAAAGGGAGATGTGGTTATTTGCACTCCAACAGGTAACAAGATCATTTCAAATGTtttgttagttcttgaaattgaCAGAAACCTGTTAAGTATAGCTCAGTTAATTGAAAAAGGCTATATTATGGTGTTCAAAGAAAATGAACGTTAG